One genomic segment of Jaculus jaculus isolate mJacJac1 chromosome 2, mJacJac1.mat.Y.cur, whole genome shotgun sequence includes these proteins:
- the Kcnv1 gene encoding potassium voltage-gated channel subfamily V member 1, whose protein sequence is MELPLCGRGPLGSSLDSSSLTSLDSSVFCSEGDAEPLALGDCFTVNVGGSRFVLSQQALSCFPHTRLGKLAVVVASYRRLGALAAAPSPLELCDDADPVDNEYFFDRSSQAFRYVLHYYRTGRLHVMEQLCALSFLQEIQYWGIDELSIDSCCRDRYFRRKELSESLDFKKDTDDQESQHESEQDFTQGPCPTVRQKLWNILEKPGSSTAARIFGVISIIFVAVSIVNMALMSAELSWLNLQLLEILEYVCISWFTGEFVLRFLCVRDRCRFLRKVPNIIDLLAILPFYITLLVESLSGSHTTQELENVGRLVQVLRLLRALRMLKLGRHSTGLRSLGMTITQCYEEVGLLLLFLSVGISIFSTVEYFAEQSIPDTTFTSVPCAWWWATTSMTTVGYGDIRPDTTTGKIVAFMCILSGILVLALPIAIINDRFSACYFTLKLKEAAIRQREALKKLTKNIATDSYISVNLRDVYARSIMEMLRLKGRERASTRSSGGDDFWF, encoded by the exons ATGGAGCTGCCTCTGTGCGGTCGGGGGCCGCTCGGGTCCTCGCTGGACAGCAGCTCGCTGACCTCGCTGGACTCCAGCGTCTTCTGCAGCGAGGGCGACGCCGAGCCCTTGGCACTCGGGGACTGCTTCACGGTCAACGTAGGCGGCAGCCGCTTCGTGCTCTCGCAGCAGGCGCTGTCCTGCTTCCCGCACACGCGCCTGGGcaagctggccgtggtggtggcCTCGTACCGCCGCCTGGGCGCCCTGGCCGCCGCGCCCAGCCCTCTGGAGCTGTGCGACGACGCCGACCCAGTGGACAACGAGTACTTCTTCGACCGCAGCTCGCAGGCGTTCCGCTACGTGCTGCACTACTACCGCACGGGCCGCCTGCACGTCATGGAACAGCTGTGCGCGCTCTCCTTCCTCCAGGAGATCCAGTACTGGGGCATCGACGAGCTCAGCATCGACTCCTGCTGCAGGGACAG ATACTTCAGAAGGAAGGAGCTGAGTGAAAGTCTAGACTTCAAGAAGGACACAGATGACCAAGAAAGTCAACATGAGAGTGAACAGGACTTCACACAAGGACCTTGCCCCACTGTCCGCCAGAAGCTCTGGAACATCCTGGAGAAGCCTGGGTCTTCCACAGCAGCCCGAATCTTTGGGGTCATCTCCATCATATTCGTGGCAGTGTCCATCGTCAACATGGCCCTGATGTCAGCTGAGTTAAGCTGGCTCAACCTGCAGCTGCTGGAAATCCTGGAGTACGTGTGCATTAGCTGGTTCACAGGCGAGTTCGTCCTCCGCTTCCTGTGTGTACGGGACAGGTGCCGCTTCCTCAGGAAGGTGCCCAACATCATAGACCTCCTTGCCATCCTGCCCTTCTACATTACTCTGCTGGTAGAGAGCCTAAGTGGAAGCCACACCACACAAGAACTGGAAAACGTGGGGCGCCTGGTCCAGGTTTTGAGGCTGCTCAGGGCTCTGCGCATGCTGAAGCTGGGGAGGCACTCCAcag GACTGCGCTCACTTGGGATGACCATCACCCAGTGCTATGAAGAAGTCGGCCTATTGCTCCTATTTCTGTCTGTGGGGATTTCTATATTTTCAACTGTAGAATACTTTGCAGAGCAAAGCATACCTGATACAACCTTCACAAGTGTTCCTTGCGCATGGTGGTGGGCCACAACCTCCATGACTACAGTGGGCTATGGGGACATTAGACCAGACACCACCACAGGCAAAATTGTGGCCTTCATGTGTATTTTATCAGGAATCCTTGTCTTGGCCTTGCCTATTGCTATTATTAACGATCGCTTCTCTGCTTGCTACTTCACCTTGAAACTCAAGGAAGCAGCCATTAGACAGCGTGAAGCTCTAAAGAAGCTTACCAAGAATATAGCCACTGACTCATACATCAGCGTTAACTTGAGAGATGTCTATGCACGGAGCATCATGGAGATGCTGCGGTTGAAAGGCAGGGAAAGAGCAAGTACTAGGAGCAGTGGGGGAGATGATTTCTGGTTTTAA